A window of Micrococcus endophyticus contains these coding sequences:
- a CDS encoding glucose-6-phosphate dehydrogenase assembly protein OpcA, with protein MKIRMHDTTTSQVAKRITQLREKGGVVALGRVLTLVISTDDAGIEAAVEAANAASLEHPCRIVVLALGDPAAPTRLDAEIRVGGDAGASDVVVLWCAGENAHADESLVSGLLLPDAPIVAWWPGVPPAVPSETALGRLAHRRITDTASAARAEPALWTLRQGHRDGDTDLAWTRLTLWRIQVAGIFDTLDVAALRSVTVDGAPDSPSTMLLAAWLTLALKVPVTIAHSKAGHGIRAVRLRCQDGDVVLSRSQSQVARLYQQGRPVQRISLPRRTDQDCLAEELRRLDPDEVFGAVLHRGLPRTDLSPVQASER; from the coding sequence GTGAAGATCCGCATGCACGACACGACCACCTCGCAGGTGGCCAAGCGCATCACCCAGCTGCGGGAGAAGGGCGGCGTGGTCGCCCTCGGCCGCGTGCTCACGCTCGTGATCAGCACGGACGACGCCGGCATCGAGGCGGCCGTCGAGGCCGCCAACGCCGCCTCGCTCGAGCACCCGTGCCGCATCGTGGTCCTCGCCCTGGGCGACCCGGCGGCCCCCACGCGCCTCGACGCCGAGATCCGGGTCGGCGGCGACGCCGGCGCCTCGGACGTGGTGGTGCTGTGGTGTGCCGGCGAGAACGCCCACGCGGACGAGTCGCTCGTCTCCGGGCTGCTGCTGCCGGACGCGCCCATCGTCGCTTGGTGGCCCGGCGTGCCCCCGGCGGTGCCCTCGGAGACCGCCCTCGGCCGCCTCGCGCACCGCCGGATCACGGACACCGCCTCCGCCGCCCGGGCCGAGCCCGCCCTGTGGACGCTGCGCCAGGGCCATCGCGACGGCGACACCGACCTCGCGTGGACCCGCCTGACGCTGTGGCGCATCCAGGTGGCCGGGATCTTCGACACCCTCGACGTCGCCGCCCTGCGCTCGGTGACCGTGGACGGGGCGCCCGACTCCCCCAGCACCATGCTCCTGGCGGCCTGGCTCACGCTGGCCCTGAAGGTGCCCGTGACGATCGCCCACTCCAAGGCCGGGCACGGCATCCGCGCCGTGCGCCTGCGCTGCCAGGACGGGGACGTGGTGCTCTCGCGCTCCCAGTCCCAGGTGGCCCGCCTCTACCAGCAGGGCCGGCCCGTGCAGCGCATCTCACTGCCGCGCCGCACGGACCAGGACTGCCTGGCCGAGGAGCTGCGCCGGCTCGACCCGGACGAGGTGTTCGGCGCGGTGCTGCACCGCGGCCTGCCGCGCACGGACCTCTCCCCCGTGCAGGCCTCCGAGCGCTGA
- a CDS encoding glucose-6-phosphate isomerase, which yields MSTLGLSATGSALEAIDRHLPTLLEDRVASRLGAQDAGLWGEAAREESARRLGWIDLFEDSRALVRHIDALSRELRAEGVDRVVLAGMGGSSLAPEVIAATAGVELEVLDSTDPLQVSRALERDLERTVLVVSSKSGSTVETDSQRRVVEAAFREAGIDPRSRLVAVTDPGSPLHAECESAGWRAVFTADPTVGGRFSALTAFGLVPTGLAGVDVAALLDDAEAVRDVLTADDADNPGLQLGAALGGTVPLRDKLVFTDHGSGIDGLPAWAEQLIAESTGKDGTGLLPVVVADGDPETGWDAPDLLQVQLVGEDAPAAPAHGVQVSGSLGAQLLLWEVATAVAGRLLGINPFDQPDVEAAKTAARSLLDAPARERTADRTVDGVELSGPEAVVSAADLAGVLRAAADLVPEDGYLAVHAYLSRHDDAELEEVRADLARLAGRPVTFGWGPRFLHSTGQFHKGGPAVGVFLQVTGDADLDVEVPGRPFSLGRLIAAQAAGDARVLAEHGRPVVTLHLPHRAAGIDAIRTAARAR from the coding sequence ATGAGCACCCTCGGCCTCAGCGCCACCGGATCCGCCCTCGAGGCGATCGACCGCCACTTGCCCACCCTCCTCGAGGACCGGGTCGCCTCCCGGCTCGGCGCGCAGGACGCCGGCCTGTGGGGCGAGGCGGCCCGGGAGGAGTCCGCCAGGCGCCTGGGCTGGATTGACCTGTTCGAGGACTCCCGGGCCCTCGTGCGGCACATCGACGCCCTGTCCCGCGAGCTGCGCGCCGAGGGGGTGGACCGCGTGGTGCTGGCCGGGATGGGCGGGTCCTCCCTGGCCCCCGAGGTCATCGCCGCCACGGCGGGCGTGGAGCTCGAGGTGCTCGACTCCACCGACCCCCTGCAGGTCTCCCGCGCCCTCGAGCGCGACCTCGAGCGCACCGTGCTCGTGGTCTCGTCCAAGTCCGGCTCCACCGTGGAGACCGACTCGCAGCGCCGCGTGGTGGAGGCCGCCTTCCGCGAGGCCGGCATCGACCCCCGCAGCCGCCTCGTGGCCGTGACCGACCCCGGCTCCCCGCTGCACGCCGAGTGCGAGTCCGCCGGCTGGCGCGCCGTGTTCACCGCCGACCCCACCGTGGGCGGCCGCTTCTCCGCGCTCACCGCGTTCGGCCTCGTGCCCACGGGCCTGGCCGGCGTCGACGTCGCCGCCCTGCTGGACGACGCCGAGGCGGTCCGGGACGTGCTCACCGCGGACGACGCGGACAACCCCGGCCTGCAGCTGGGCGCCGCCCTCGGCGGCACCGTGCCGCTGCGGGACAAGCTCGTCTTCACCGACCACGGCTCCGGCATCGACGGGCTGCCCGCGTGGGCCGAGCAGCTCATCGCCGAGTCCACCGGCAAGGACGGCACGGGCCTGCTGCCCGTCGTCGTGGCGGACGGGGACCCCGAGACCGGGTGGGATGCCCCGGATTTGCTCCAGGTCCAGCTGGTGGGCGAGGACGCCCCCGCGGCGCCGGCCCACGGCGTGCAGGTCTCCGGCTCGCTCGGCGCCCAGCTGCTCCTGTGGGAGGTGGCCACCGCCGTGGCCGGCCGCCTGCTGGGGATCAACCCGTTCGACCAGCCGGACGTGGAGGCCGCCAAGACGGCCGCCCGCTCCCTCCTGGACGCGCCCGCCCGGGAGCGCACGGCGGACCGCACGGTGGACGGCGTGGAGCTCTCCGGACCCGAGGCCGTCGTGTCCGCCGCCGACCTCGCCGGCGTGCTGCGCGCCGCAGCGGACCTCGTGCCCGAGGACGGCTACCTCGCGGTGCACGCCTACCTCTCGCGCCACGACGACGCGGAGCTCGAGGAGGTCCGCGCGGACCTCGCCCGCCTGGCCGGCCGCCCGGTCACCTTCGGCTGGGGGCCGCGGTTCCTCCACTCCACCGGCCAGTTCCACAAGGGCGGGCCCGCCGTCGGCGTGTTCCTCCAGGTCACCGGCGACGCCGACCTGGACGTCGAGGTGCCCGGCCGCCCGTTCTCGCTGGGCCGGCTCATCGCCGCCCAGGCCGCCGGCGACGCCCGCGTGCTCGCCGAGCACGGCCGCCCCGTCGTGACCCTGCACCTGCCCCACCGCGCCGCAGGCATCGACGCGATCCGGACCGCCGCACGTGCCCGGTGA
- the tal gene encoding transaldolase, whose amino-acid sequence MSTQQNPNTAALAEAGVSIWLDDLSRKRLDEGTLEELVATRSVTGVTTNPSIFAVALADAGSYEGQLRELAAAGANVDEAVTALTTQDVRRAADVLAPVHERTGGADGFVSLEVDPRLARDAEGTARQAQELAAAVDRPNLMVKIPATVEGLAAITDVLAEGISVNVTLIFSLPRYRQVLNAWLAGLEKARENGHDLSRIHSVASFFVSRVDTEVDARLRALGTPEAEALTGQAALANARLAYRAFEQALDSERWRLLEAAGAPVQRPLWASTGVKDPALPDTLYVTGLVAPRTVTTLPEQTLEAVADHGEVAGDTVTGGYAEADALLDAVGAAGVSYQDVVDVLETEGLQKFESAWEELLGSVRDGLAAHR is encoded by the coding sequence ATGAGCACTCAGCAGAACCCGAACACCGCCGCGCTGGCCGAGGCCGGCGTCTCGATCTGGCTGGACGACCTGTCGCGCAAGCGCCTGGACGAGGGCACCCTCGAGGAGCTGGTGGCCACCCGCTCCGTCACCGGCGTCACCACGAACCCCTCGATCTTCGCGGTGGCCCTGGCCGACGCCGGCTCCTACGAGGGCCAGCTGCGCGAGCTCGCCGCGGCGGGGGCGAACGTGGACGAGGCCGTCACGGCGCTCACCACCCAGGACGTGCGCCGCGCCGCGGACGTCCTGGCCCCCGTGCACGAGCGCACCGGCGGGGCGGACGGCTTCGTCTCCCTCGAGGTGGACCCGCGCCTGGCCCGCGACGCCGAGGGCACCGCGCGCCAGGCGCAGGAGCTCGCCGCCGCCGTGGACCGTCCCAACCTCATGGTGAAGATCCCCGCCACCGTGGAGGGGCTCGCGGCGATCACGGACGTGCTGGCCGAGGGCATCAGCGTCAACGTGACCCTGATCTTCTCCCTGCCCCGCTACCGCCAGGTGCTCAACGCGTGGCTGGCCGGGCTCGAGAAGGCCCGGGAGAACGGGCACGACCTCTCCCGCATCCACTCCGTGGCCTCGTTCTTCGTCTCCCGCGTGGACACCGAGGTCGACGCGCGGCTGCGGGCGCTGGGCACTCCCGAGGCCGAGGCCCTCACCGGCCAGGCCGCCCTGGCCAACGCCCGCCTGGCCTACCGCGCCTTCGAGCAGGCCCTGGACTCCGAGCGCTGGCGCCTCCTCGAGGCGGCCGGCGCCCCCGTGCAGCGGCCGCTGTGGGCCTCCACGGGCGTCAAGGACCCCGCCCTGCCGGACACCCTCTACGTGACCGGGCTCGTGGCGCCCCGCACCGTCACCACGCTGCCGGAGCAGACCCTCGAGGCCGTCGCCGACCACGGCGAGGTCGCCGGCGACACCGTCACCGGCGGCTACGCCGAGGCCGACGCCCTGCTCGACGCCGTCGGCGCGGCGGGCGTGTCCTACCAGGACGTCGTGGACGTGCTGGAGACTGAGGGCCTGCAGAAGTTCGAGTCGGCGTGGGAGGAGCTGCTCGGCTCCGTCCGCGACGGCCTCGCCGCCCACCGCTGA
- the tkt gene encoding transketolase: protein MTDAQHPSTAPALDRTAPARDFVYSEQDCRMVDTLKVLSAEAVEQAGHGHPGTAISLAPVAWQMYQNVMHLDPQDDRWEGRDRFILSAGHASLIQYLQLFAAGAGLELEDIRALRTEGSKTPGHPEYGHTHGVEVTTGPLGQGLAMGVGFAYEQRRLRGLMDPDAAPGTSPFDHHVFVLASDGDIQEGVSAEASSLAGHQELGNLVVVYDANRISIEDDTDIAFTEDVSARYEAYGWHVQEVDWTNGALGHAVTEYTEDVEALYEALVAAKAETGRPSLIKLRTVIGWPSPTKQNTGGVHGSKLGAEELAGLKEGLGFDPAESFDVDPEVLANSRSIAERSAAYRRTWEEAFQAWREAHPENARLYDRLTGRELPEGFAEAFPSWDADEKGLATRAASGEVLTALAPVMPELWGGSADLAGSNNTTMKGEPSFIPARRSTATWQGDEHGRTLHFGIREFAAGAIVNGITIGGLTRAYMGTFLTFSDYMRPAVRLAALMGTPSVYVWTHDSIGLGEDGPTHQPVEHLAALRAIPGLDVVRPADANETAWAWRTVLENRDRPAGMVLSRQNLPVLPRDTDGFASAEGVARGAYVLVDAVDGSGATAPARVLLIATGSEVSVAVHARELLQAEGVPTRVVSAPCLEWFAEQDEAYRAEVLPDGPDAPVRVSVEAGIAMPWFEHTVTASSRGARVSLEHYGESADGARLMEKYGFTGEAVAQAARGLL from the coding sequence GTGACCGACGCCCAGCATCCGTCCACCGCCCCGGCCCTGGACCGCACGGCCCCCGCCCGCGACTTCGTCTACTCGGAGCAGGACTGCCGGATGGTGGACACCCTGAAGGTCCTCTCCGCCGAGGCGGTGGAGCAGGCCGGCCACGGCCACCCCGGCACGGCGATCTCCCTGGCCCCCGTGGCCTGGCAGATGTACCAGAACGTGATGCACCTGGACCCGCAGGACGACCGCTGGGAGGGCCGCGACCGCTTCATCCTCTCCGCCGGCCACGCCTCGCTCATCCAGTACCTGCAGCTGTTCGCCGCCGGCGCCGGGCTCGAGCTCGAGGACATCCGGGCGCTGCGCACCGAGGGCTCCAAGACCCCGGGCCACCCGGAGTACGGCCACACCCACGGCGTGGAGGTCACCACCGGCCCGCTCGGCCAGGGCCTGGCCATGGGCGTGGGCTTCGCCTACGAGCAGCGCCGCCTGCGCGGCCTGATGGACCCCGACGCCGCCCCCGGCACCTCCCCGTTCGACCACCACGTGTTCGTGCTCGCCTCCGACGGCGACATCCAGGAGGGCGTGTCCGCCGAGGCCTCCTCGCTGGCCGGCCACCAGGAGCTCGGCAACCTCGTGGTGGTGTACGACGCGAACCGCATCTCCATCGAGGACGACACGGACATCGCGTTCACCGAGGACGTCTCCGCCCGCTACGAGGCGTACGGCTGGCACGTCCAGGAGGTGGACTGGACCAATGGGGCCCTCGGCCACGCCGTCACCGAGTACACCGAGGACGTCGAGGCGCTCTACGAGGCGCTCGTCGCCGCCAAGGCCGAGACCGGCCGCCCGTCCCTGATCAAGCTGCGCACCGTGATCGGCTGGCCCTCCCCCACCAAGCAGAACACCGGCGGCGTGCACGGCTCCAAGCTGGGCGCCGAGGAGTTGGCCGGGCTCAAGGAGGGCCTCGGCTTCGACCCGGCCGAGAGCTTCGACGTCGACCCCGAGGTCCTGGCGAACTCCCGGTCCATCGCGGAGCGCTCGGCCGCCTACCGCCGCACCTGGGAGGAGGCCTTCCAGGCGTGGCGCGAGGCCCACCCGGAGAACGCCCGGCTCTACGACCGGCTCACCGGGCGCGAGCTGCCCGAGGGCTTCGCCGAGGCCTTCCCCTCGTGGGACGCGGACGAGAAGGGCCTCGCCACGCGCGCCGCCTCCGGCGAGGTGCTCACCGCACTGGCCCCCGTGATGCCCGAGCTGTGGGGCGGCTCGGCCGACCTGGCCGGCTCCAACAACACCACCATGAAGGGCGAGCCCTCCTTCATCCCCGCCCGCCGCTCCACGGCCACGTGGCAGGGCGACGAGCACGGGCGCACCCTGCACTTCGGCATCCGCGAGTTCGCCGCCGGCGCCATCGTCAACGGCATCACCATCGGCGGGCTCACCCGCGCCTACATGGGCACGTTCCTCACGTTCTCCGACTACATGCGCCCCGCCGTCCGGCTCGCCGCCCTCATGGGCACCCCCAGCGTGTACGTGTGGACCCACGACTCGATCGGCCTGGGCGAGGACGGCCCCACCCACCAGCCGGTGGAGCACCTGGCCGCGCTGCGCGCCATCCCCGGCCTCGACGTCGTGCGCCCCGCGGACGCCAACGAGACCGCGTGGGCGTGGCGGACCGTGCTCGAGAACCGGGACCGGCCGGCCGGCATGGTGCTCTCCCGCCAGAACCTGCCCGTGCTCCCCCGGGACACGGACGGCTTCGCCTCCGCCGAGGGCGTGGCCCGCGGCGCCTACGTGCTCGTGGACGCCGTCGACGGCTCCGGCGCGACCGCCCCCGCGCGCGTGCTGCTGATCGCCACCGGCTCCGAGGTCTCCGTGGCCGTGCACGCCCGCGAGCTGCTCCAGGCCGAGGGCGTGCCCACCCGCGTGGTCTCCGCCCCGTGCCTCGAGTGGTTCGCCGAGCAGGACGAGGCGTACCGCGCCGAGGTCCTGCCGGACGGCCCGGACGCGCCCGTGCGCGTCTCCGTGGAGGCCGGCATCGCCATGCCGTGGTTCGAGCACACCGTCACCGCCTCCTCCCGCGGCGCGCGCGTGAGCCTCGAGCACTACGGCGAGTCCGCCGACGGCGCCCGCCTCATGGAGAAGTACGGCTTCACCGGCGAGGCGGTGGCGCAGGCCGCCCGCGGCCTCCTCTGA
- the zwf gene encoding glucose-6-phosphate dehydrogenase, whose product MPGESKAAARNPLRDPRDRRLTRIAGPSALVLFGVTGDLARKKLLPAMYDLAQRGLLPPSFSLVGFGRRDWSDEEFAEYVRAAVEASARTTFDETVWDQFRGGLRFVSGAFDDEAAYVRLGEVLGELESSRGTRGNTAFYLSIPPDWFEDVSRHLADQGLADRSQPADGPWRRVVIEKPFGHDLASAQELNAVIERVFPPDAVFRIDHYLGKETVQNILAFRFANRMFEPIWDAEHVDHVQITMAEDIGIGGRAGYYDGVGAARDVIQNHLLQLLAFTAMEEPISFDADHLRTEKEKILEAVQVPDTPAGLEAASARGQYTSGWQGGERITGFLDEEGFNPESVTETYAALKMGIRTRRWQGVPFYLRAGKRLGRRVTEIAVVFKKPPHLLFPVHEGDEFGQNVIVIRVQPDEGVTIRFASKVPGTQSEVRDVTMDFGYGHAFTEDSPEAYERLILDVLLGEPPLFPRQAEVELSWRIVDPFEEHWASLGTQPEPYAPGTWGPPSADALMARDGRAWRRP is encoded by the coding sequence GTGCCCGGTGAGTCGAAGGCCGCCGCCCGCAACCCGCTGCGCGACCCCCGGGACCGGCGCCTGACCCGCATCGCCGGGCCCTCCGCGCTGGTGCTGTTCGGCGTCACGGGCGACCTGGCGAGGAAGAAGCTGCTCCCGGCCATGTACGACCTCGCGCAGCGGGGCCTGCTGCCGCCGTCGTTCTCCCTCGTGGGCTTCGGCCGCCGGGACTGGTCCGACGAGGAGTTCGCCGAGTACGTGCGCGCCGCCGTGGAGGCCTCCGCCCGCACGACGTTCGACGAGACCGTGTGGGACCAGTTCCGGGGCGGGCTGCGGTTCGTCTCCGGCGCGTTCGACGACGAGGCCGCGTACGTCCGCCTGGGCGAGGTGCTCGGCGAGCTCGAGTCCTCCCGCGGCACCCGCGGCAACACCGCCTTCTACCTGTCCATCCCGCCGGACTGGTTCGAGGACGTCTCCCGCCACCTGGCCGACCAAGGGCTCGCCGACCGCTCCCAGCCGGCGGACGGGCCGTGGCGGCGCGTGGTGATCGAGAAGCCGTTCGGCCACGACCTGGCCAGCGCGCAGGAGCTCAACGCGGTGATCGAGCGGGTGTTCCCCCCGGACGCCGTGTTCCGCATCGACCATTACCTGGGCAAGGAGACCGTCCAGAACATCCTGGCCTTCCGGTTCGCCAACCGGATGTTCGAGCCCATCTGGGACGCGGAGCACGTGGACCACGTGCAGATCACCATGGCCGAGGACATCGGCATCGGCGGCCGCGCCGGCTACTACGACGGCGTGGGCGCCGCCCGCGACGTCATCCAGAACCACCTGCTCCAGCTGCTCGCGTTCACCGCCATGGAGGAGCCGATCTCCTTCGACGCGGACCACCTGCGCACGGAGAAGGAGAAGATCCTCGAGGCGGTGCAGGTCCCGGACACGCCCGCGGGCCTCGAGGCCGCCTCGGCGCGCGGCCAGTACACCTCCGGCTGGCAGGGCGGCGAGCGGATCACCGGCTTTCTCGACGAGGAGGGCTTCAACCCGGAGTCCGTCACCGAGACCTACGCCGCGCTCAAGATGGGCATTCGGACCCGCCGCTGGCAGGGCGTGCCGTTCTACCTGCGCGCCGGCAAGCGGCTGGGCCGCCGGGTCACCGAGATCGCCGTCGTGTTCAAGAAGCCGCCGCACCTGCTGTTCCCGGTCCACGAGGGGGACGAGTTCGGGCAGAACGTGATCGTGATCCGCGTGCAGCCGGACGAGGGCGTGACCATCCGGTTCGCCTCCAAGGTGCCCGGCACGCAGTCCGAGGTCCGGGACGTCACCATGGACTTCGGCTACGGCCACGCCTTCACGGAGGACTCCCCCGAGGCGTACGAGCGCCTCATCCTGGACGTGCTGCTCGGCGAGCCGCCGCTGTTCCCCCGGCAGGCCGAGGTGGAGCTGTCCTGGCGGATCGTGGACCCGTTCGAGGAGCACTGGGCGAGCCTGGGCACCCAGCCCGAGCCGTACGCCCCCGGCACGTGGGGCCCGCCCTCGGCCGACGCCCTGATGGCCCGCGACGGACGTGCTTGGAGGCGACCGTGA
- a CDS encoding phosphoglycerate kinase: MPAQTLNDLLEAGVAGRTMLIRSDLNVPLDGETVTDDGRIRASLPAIRQLADAGARVIVMAHLGRPKGEPDPKYSLRPVAARMGELLGADVALAEDVTGPSARAAAEALADGDVLLLENVRFDARETSKDDAERAALAAEMAALAGEDGAYVGDAFGAVHRKHASVFDVAAQLPAHQGPLVAAELEVLTRLTQSPERPYAVVLGGSKVSDKLAVIDNLLDKADTLLIGGGMLFTFLKAQGHEVGASLLEEDQLDTVREYLRRSEAGAARIVLPTDIVMASSFAADAEHEVLPVDALTSGAHGASAMGLDIGPETARAFAEQIRGAKTVFWNGPMGVFEFEAFAEGTSAVAQALTEATAAGGLSVVGGGDSAAAVRTLGFADDAFGHISTGGGASLEYLEGKELPGVTALSGEGEA; this comes from the coding sequence ATGCCCGCACAAACCCTGAACGATCTGCTCGAGGCCGGCGTCGCCGGCCGCACCATGCTCATCCGGTCCGACCTGAACGTCCCGCTGGACGGGGAGACCGTCACCGACGACGGGCGCATCCGCGCCTCGCTGCCCGCGATCCGGCAGCTGGCCGACGCCGGTGCACGCGTGATCGTGATGGCGCACCTGGGCCGCCCCAAGGGCGAGCCGGACCCCAAGTACTCCCTGCGGCCCGTGGCCGCGCGCATGGGCGAGTTGCTGGGCGCCGACGTCGCGCTGGCCGAGGACGTCACCGGCCCCTCCGCGCGCGCCGCCGCCGAAGCCCTGGCCGACGGCGACGTGCTCCTGCTGGAGAACGTCCGCTTCGACGCCCGCGAGACCTCCAAGGACGACGCCGAGCGCGCCGCGCTCGCCGCCGAGATGGCCGCCCTGGCCGGCGAGGACGGAGCCTACGTGGGCGACGCCTTCGGCGCCGTGCACCGCAAGCACGCCTCCGTGTTCGACGTGGCCGCGCAGCTGCCCGCGCACCAGGGCCCGCTCGTGGCTGCCGAGCTCGAGGTGCTCACCCGCCTGACGCAGTCCCCGGAGCGCCCCTACGCGGTGGTGCTCGGCGGCTCGAAGGTCTCGGACAAGCTCGCCGTGATCGACAACCTCCTGGACAAGGCCGACACCCTCCTGATCGGGGGCGGCATGCTCTTCACCTTCCTCAAGGCCCAGGGCCACGAGGTCGGCGCCTCCCTCCTCGAGGAGGACCAGCTGGACACCGTGCGCGAGTACCTGCGCCGCTCCGAGGCCGGCGCCGCCCGCATCGTGCTGCCCACGGACATCGTGATGGCCTCCAGCTTCGCCGCCGACGCCGAGCACGAGGTGCTCCCGGTGGACGCGCTGACCTCCGGCGCCCACGGCGCCTCCGCCATGGGCCTGGACATCGGCCCGGAGACCGCCCGCGCCTTCGCCGAGCAGATCCGCGGCGCCAAGACCGTGTTCTGGAACGGCCCCATGGGCGTGTTCGAGTTCGAGGCCTTCGCCGAGGGCACAAGCGCCGTGGCGCAGGCCCTCACCGAGGCCACCGCCGCCGGCGGGCTGTCCGTGGTGGGCGGCGGCGACTCCGCCGCGGCCGTGCGCACCCTGGGCTTCGCCGACGACGCGTTCGGCCACATCTCTACCGGCGGCGGCGCCTCCCTCGAGTACCTCGAGGGCAAGGAGCTGCCCGGCGTCACCGCGCTGAGCGGCGAGGGTGAGGCGTGA
- a CDS encoding heme o synthase, with protein MSSSLESSSAARVETAPPGVVDRSKPSLSRKVRAYVELTKPRVIELLLVTTLPTMIFAQRGFPDVLTMAATLVGGALAAGASGTFNCYIDRDIDRVMKRTENRPLVTGEVTPREALVFAWVQTVVSILVLGFGANWLAAALGVAAIFFYVVVYSLVLKRRTEQNIVWGGIAGCFPVLIAWAAVRGTVEWPAIVLFTVIFLWTPPHYWPLSMKYKRDYQEADVPMLGAIASARHVSNQVVLYAWATVVCSLLLVPMGWAGIVYTSVALVVGGWFVWESHVLHGQARREDFEDRKAMKVFHLSITYLTLLFIALAVDPFVGEPLMRFGA; from the coding sequence ATGTCATCCTCCCTGGAGTCGTCGTCCGCCGCCCGCGTCGAGACCGCCCCGCCCGGCGTCGTCGACCGGTCCAAGCCGAGCCTGTCCCGCAAGGTGCGGGCGTACGTGGAGCTGACCAAGCCCCGGGTGATCGAGCTGCTGCTCGTGACCACGCTGCCCACCATGATCTTCGCCCAGCGCGGGTTCCCGGACGTGCTCACCATGGCCGCCACCCTCGTGGGCGGCGCGCTGGCCGCCGGCGCCTCCGGCACGTTCAACTGCTACATCGACCGGGACATCGACCGGGTGATGAAGCGCACGGAGAACCGCCCGCTCGTCACCGGCGAGGTCACCCCGCGCGAGGCCCTCGTGTTCGCCTGGGTGCAGACGGTGGTCTCCATCCTCGTCCTCGGCTTCGGCGCCAACTGGCTGGCCGCCGCCCTGGGCGTCGCGGCGATCTTCTTCTACGTGGTCGTCTACTCGCTGGTGCTCAAGCGCCGGACCGAGCAGAACATCGTGTGGGGCGGCATCGCGGGCTGCTTCCCCGTGCTGATCGCGTGGGCCGCCGTGCGCGGGACCGTGGAGTGGCCGGCCATCGTGCTGTTCACGGTGATCTTCCTGTGGACCCCGCCGCACTACTGGCCGCTGTCCATGAAGTACAAGCGCGACTACCAGGAGGCGGACGTGCCGATGCTCGGCGCCATCGCCTCCGCGCGCCACGTCTCCAACCAGGTCGTCCTGTACGCGTGGGCCACCGTGGTCTGCTCCCTGCTGCTCGTCCCGATGGGCTGGGCCGGCATCGTCTACACCTCCGTGGCCCTCGTGGTCGGCGGCTGGTTCGTATGGGAGTCGCACGTGCTGCACGGTCAGGCCCGGCGCGAGGACTTCGAGGACCGCAAGGCCATGAAGGTCTTCCACCTCTCCATCACCTACCTCACGCTGCTGTTCATCGCGCTGGCCGTCGACCCGTTCGTGGGAGAGCCGCTGATGCGCTTCGGCGCCTGA
- the secG gene encoding preprotein translocase subunit SecG: protein MDMLTLILQILVVVLSVVIVLLVLLHKGRGGGVSDMFGGGVTTSMSSSGSAQRLLTRLTVGTVAAWALLIVTLGVLPRLTLES, encoded by the coding sequence GTGGACATGCTGACCCTGATCCTCCAGATCCTGGTGGTCGTCCTGAGCGTGGTCATCGTCCTGCTCGTCCTGCTGCACAAGGGCCGCGGCGGCGGCGTCTCGGACATGTTCGGCGGCGGGGTCACCACCTCCATGAGCTCCTCCGGCTCCGCCCAGCGCCTGCTGACCCGCCTCACGGTGGGCACCGTGGCCGCCTGGGCCCTGCTGATCGTGACGCTCGGCGTGCTCCCGCGCCTGACCCTGGAGTCCTGA
- the tpiA gene encoding triose-phosphate isomerase codes for MAETTARVPLIAGNWKMNLDHREAVTLVQRLAWLLTDADHDHEDVEVAVFPPFTDLRAVQVLVTGDRLDVAYGAQDLSPEDSGAYTGDVSGAFLAALGCRYAIVGHSERRTIHGEDDALVARKAAAALRHGLSPVVCVGEGLDVRQAGRHVAHTVAQLEGSLVGLSAEDVARTVVAYEPVWAIGTGEVAGAGDAQEMCAALRARVGELHGDDVAAGLRILYGGSVKSTSAPELLTQPDVDGALVGGASLDAEEFAKIVRFDQA; via the coding sequence ATGGCCGAGACCACCGCGCGCGTCCCGCTGATCGCGGGCAACTGGAAGATGAACCTGGACCACCGCGAGGCCGTCACCCTGGTGCAGCGCCTCGCGTGGCTCCTCACCGACGCGGACCACGACCACGAGGACGTGGAGGTGGCGGTGTTCCCGCCCTTCACCGACCTGCGGGCCGTGCAGGTCCTCGTCACGGGCGACCGCCTGGACGTGGCCTACGGCGCCCAGGACCTCTCGCCCGAGGACTCCGGCGCCTACACGGGCGACGTCTCCGGCGCGTTCCTGGCCGCCCTGGGCTGCCGGTACGCGATCGTGGGCCACTCCGAGCGCCGCACCATCCACGGAGAGGACGACGCGCTGGTGGCCCGCAAGGCCGCCGCCGCACTGCGCCACGGACTGTCCCCGGTGGTCTGCGTCGGCGAGGGCCTGGACGTGCGCCAGGCCGGCCGCCATGTGGCGCACACCGTGGCCCAGCTCGAGGGCTCGCTCGTCGGCCTGTCCGCCGAGGACGTCGCCCGCACCGTGGTCGCCTACGAGCCCGTGTGGGCGATCGGCACCGGCGAGGTCGCCGGCGCCGGGGACGCCCAGGAGATGTGCGCCGCCCTGCGGGCCCGCGTGGGCGAGCTGCACGGCGACGACGTCGCCGCCGGGCTGCGGATCCTCTACGGCGGCTCCGTGAAGTCGACCAGCGCCCCCGAGCTCCTCACGCAGCCGGACGTGGACGGCGCCCTCGTGGGCGGCGCCAGCCTGGACGCGGAGGAGTTTGCTAAGATCGTCCGGTTCGACCAGGCCTGA